Within Polaromonas hydrogenivorans, the genomic segment ATGCACATCAAGCAAAAGGCAATTTTCCCTTCGATAGACATAGAAGCTTTGAACCTGGTTGTTGACAATGCGACTGCAGTGATCCAGCAGGCGCGCAGGTCAATGCTTGCGCCCAACTCAAGAAAGACCCCCCCTACTTTCAATTCCTCAAGGCTCGCTGAGTTATGCGGTCTTGAGATGACGCAAGTTCTTTACCTCGCGAAGAAAGGTGAATTACCATCTGGTGAAAAGGAAGGTTCAAGCAGGCGTGAATGGACTTTGGCTGAGGCACGACAATGGGTTCGTACCATCAAAGCTGAAACCTTGCGAGATCCTAAGCTCTCAGCAGCCACAACAATCGCAGTAGCGAATTTCAAAGGGGGGGTTAGCAAAACTACAACAGCAGCAGCAGTTGCCCAAGGCCTTAGTTTGCTTGGTCACAAAGTTCTTGTAATCGACACAGACCCGCAAGGCTCACTAACAACCTTGTTTGGGGTATTGCCAGATACAGAGGTTGAAGCGCACCATACGATATTGTCGCTTTGCAGCGGAGAATCAGAGTCCATCATGGAAGCAGTACAACCAACTTACTGGGATGGAATTGATCTGGTTGCGGCGGCTCCGGTTTTGTTCAATGCTGAATTCCTTTTACCGGCTCGTCAAAAAACTGAATCAAACTTTGCATTTTGGCAAGTCTTTGATAGCGGTTTGGAAGAAGCCCGTGATATTTATGATGTGATCATCATCGATACTCCTCCTTCACTGAGCTATATCACGATCAACGCACTAATCGCTGCAGATGGGGTTGTTATGCCACTTCCGCCAAATGCACTTGACTTTGCATCATCCATCCAATTCTGGAGCCTTTTTACTGAAGTTTGCGAAAGCTTGTTCAAGGCCCGTGGAGACACGAAAAAGTTTTCGTTTTTAGACATAGTTCTTGCCCGCGTGGATAAAGCTGATGCTGTAAGCCTTGATGTCCGTGAGTGGATTATTCAGGCTTATGGTTCGAAGGTGCTTCAGGTTGAGATCCCAAAGACTTCTATCGCTGCTACAGCATCTGCAGAATTTGGCACCGTCTATGACTTAGATTCAAGCAGCGCCCAAGCAAAAACATTGAAGCGAGCTCGAGATGCGTATGACGAACTAGTCAAGCACTTAGCTTTACAAATTTCTGGAGTGTGGGAGGCTGATATTGAAATAGGAATGAGCCAGCCTGTGAAATTTGCAGCATCTAAAGGGATTGTGTGATGGCTGAAAAAAAATTGTCAATCAAGCAGCGGACCCGTTTGTCAGTTCTCGATATCAACGGTTCTCCAAATGCATTGCCAAGCCAACCTCAACTTCAAGTTGAAAAGAAATTGAGCTCAGGGCCAGCACACTCAATCGCAGCAATGATGCAAGACGATGCCCTCAAGGATGAAAATAGAAAGCTTAAAGAAGAACTTGAAACATCTACGATTCAGATTGCCAATCTAAGTCGCGAAGGTACTTTTTGGTTGGATGCTACGCCGGCAAAAAAACTAGATCCGTCTATTGTTGGACCCAGTAAATGGGCAAATCGCCATGAAGATAGTTTTAGAAACTTCGAATTTGAAAATTTGAAAGCTGACATCCGGTCTGCAAACGGCAACGTGCAGGCAATAAAGGTTCGCCCGATTCCTGGCATAGAGCCTCAGCGCTATGAAATCGTTTTTGGACACCGTCGACACCGAGCATGTCTTGAGCTTAAATTGCCGGTACTTGCAATCATTGAATCACTCAATGAGCAATCGATGTTTGAGCAGATGGACCGAGAGAACCGTCAACGATCTGATCTAAGGCCATATGAGCAGGGTGAAATGTACCGGCGCGCGCTTGATGAAGGCTTGTATCCATCGCTAAGAAAGCTTGCAGAGGCTCTCGGTGTATCGCATAGCAATGTTTCACGTGCAGTTAATATTGCCCGTCTGCCAGTTGAAATTTTGGATGCCTTCCCTTCACGTCTTGAAATTCAGTATCGTTGGATCGAGTCACTTGCCGAGGGTGTCAAACAAAATCCAGATTTACTGATTTCAAAAGCTAAAGAAATCATCGACTCACGCGAAGATGGAAAAGGTATTTCACCGAAACAAGTTTTTGATAGGCTTACAAATGCAGAGTCAAATCCAACCGGTAGCAGAGAAGTCATGGTTGGGGGTAAAAAAATTCTTACGATCAAAGAATCAAAAAATAAAGTGACCTTTGAACTCGGTGTTGTTTCTGCTCAGAAGCTGAAAAACATTGAAAAGTTCATCCTCCAAACCTTGGCAGATTGATTTATAAACTTGCTAAGGTTGAGATAAATAGGGGTGGTGCATGGTGCACCACCTGACAAGCAGGACTTCATAAGCCGAAATTTTTAACGGTGCACCGCGAAGAATAGAAAGCCTGGCGCGAGAAAGAAGGCAGTGGTGCACCATGCACCACATTTCCAAGACGTTAGAAATGGGGTCATTGCAGGTATGGTGAGGCCGCACCTATCGCTCATCGTTCAATAGCTGCATTTCTTAAAGCAGGCATGACCACACAACACATGCACAGGACTAAGTTTTTCATCACTTGAACGCTTTTCCCAGTTCATCAACCCTCCGTTTGATCGGTGCCCGGCCGTAGATGGCCGTGGTGGTCTGGATGCTGGCATGGCCCATCTGCGCCTGGATCACATCGAGCGGCACCTGCCTGGCGATGGCCCGCGTGCCGAAGGTGTGGCGCAGCCAGTGGGTGGTGGCCCCGGCCAGGCGCTCGCGCTCGTTCGCCGGCAGGCTCGAGGCCCGCACCGCCCGCGCCAGCCAGCCCTTGACATGCTCGTAGAGCGCCTGGTAGCCCACCGGCGCCATCGGGTCCAGGCTGCTCGCCAGCAGGGGCGCTGCTGGCGGCGCCGCCTGGATCGATCCCAGGCCGCGCACGGCCAGGTAGTCCTGCAGCGCATGCAGCGCCTGCCCGGGCACGGCCGCAATCCGGTTCTTGGCGCCCTTGCCGTGGACCTGCAATACCCATCCATTCCACCCTTCGGGCTCCATGCGCAGGTCGCCCAGCGTGGCCGAGAGGAGTTCGGCCGAGCGCAGTCCGACCGCCTCGACAAACAACACGATGAAGCGGATGCGGGCGCGCGAGGGGGAGGGTGCCTGGCCGTCGATGAAGCGAAGGACCTCGCGCATGGCCGCTTCGCTCAGCGCCTTGGTGTCCAGCATCTTGTGGCCCGGGTCGTCGCCCGTGGCCTGGTTCACAAGCACCCAGGGGTTGCTAGAGAGATACTGCGCGGATTGAAGCCAGGCGAACATCGAGGCGATGATGACGACCGCCTGGCGGCAGCTCGCGTGCGAGAGCTGG encodes:
- a CDS encoding ParA family protein, which translates into the protein MHIKQKAIFPSIDIEALNLVVDNATAVIQQARRSMLAPNSRKTPPTFNSSRLAELCGLEMTQVLYLAKKGELPSGEKEGSSRREWTLAEARQWVRTIKAETLRDPKLSAATTIAVANFKGGVSKTTTAAAVAQGLSLLGHKVLVIDTDPQGSLTTLFGVLPDTEVEAHHTILSLCSGESESIMEAVQPTYWDGIDLVAAAPVLFNAEFLLPARQKTESNFAFWQVFDSGLEEARDIYDVIIIDTPPSLSYITINALIAADGVVMPLPPNALDFASSIQFWSLFTEVCESLFKARGDTKKFSFLDIVLARVDKADAVSLDVREWIIQAYGSKVLQVEIPKTSIAATASAEFGTVYDLDSSSAQAKTLKRARDAYDELVKHLALQISGVWEADIEIGMSQPVKFAASKGIV
- a CDS encoding ParB/RepB/Spo0J family partition protein translates to MAEKKLSIKQRTRLSVLDINGSPNALPSQPQLQVEKKLSSGPAHSIAAMMQDDALKDENRKLKEELETSTIQIANLSREGTFWLDATPAKKLDPSIVGPSKWANRHEDSFRNFEFENLKADIRSANGNVQAIKVRPIPGIEPQRYEIVFGHRRHRACLELKLPVLAIIESLNEQSMFEQMDRENRQRSDLRPYEQGEMYRRALDEGLYPSLRKLAEALGVSHSNVSRAVNIARLPVEILDAFPSRLEIQYRWIESLAEGVKQNPDLLISKAKEIIDSREDGKGISPKQVFDRLTNAESNPTGSREVMVGGKKILTIKESKNKVTFELGVVSAQKLKNIEKFILQTLAD